From one Dermacentor andersoni chromosome 1, qqDerAnde1_hic_scaffold, whole genome shotgun sequence genomic stretch:
- the LOC126546005 gene encoding uncharacterized protein, with amino-acid sequence MACNNDECEPVLATSDRQIYCASNTCCANGSGSDIEGLHFYRFPEDARRCRQWIENCGNHALSAKPVADVCHSNYLCRTHFDATQFELNDGSRRLKPDAVPTVFTPVNFQHLEMDHDYLTVSPRVIKQPLKAKSPTVLRVVPQGVTRWKNSPSEGSQAALRTSAEGSESIERTTSNNSMDLSGTNDVDTAELPPTAVTHAQPHATVAAAVPQKVVSGAPHRRQQIGHLQRKQPLLLTRRLTPSAKETPLQKYMLLCAEFKSELKLLEKRKETLEKLFAGVQELLFQEAELLNTEDTALLVGSLVKFQQERYCRKPESLVEKVLCSVWSKYRKKQPRKVQQRPFAQVAVFVLDKSKPGRVILGKRKNFLGGGLYQVPCGEIEFGETWEDAACREVFESTAIHVCDLSVCSVVDTVEQAAGYHAVTVFMRGSVDGSQAAQPEAMQPDLCDSWHWRQWQELPSLNELHWPLRDYKAEGLQPFP; translated from the coding sequence ATGGCTTGTAACAACGATGAGTGCGAGCCAGTACTAGCGACCAGTGACCGACAAATCTACTGTGCATCCAACACGTGCTGTGCTAACGGCTCTGGCAGTGACATAGAGGGTCTCCACTTCTACAGGTTCCCAGAGGACGCCAGACGCTGTAGGCAGTGGATAGAAAACTGTGGAAACCATGCACTGTCTGCAAAACCTGTGGCAGATGTGTGCCATAGTAACTATTTGTGCAGAACGCACTTCGACGCGACCCAGTTTGAATTAAACGATGGCTCCCGCCGTTTAAAACCCGACGCTGTACCGACTGTCTTTACGCCTGTCAATTTCCAACACTTGGAAATGGACCACGACTATTTAACTGTATCGCCGCGTGTCATTAAGCAGCCGCTTAAAGCGAAGTCGCCCACTGTACTAAGGGTTGTTCCCCAAGGAGTTACCAGATGGAAAAATTCGCCAAGTGAAGGTTCACAAGCAGCACTGCGAACGTCAGCCGAGGGTTCTGAGTCGATTGAGAGGACGACGTCTAACAACAGCATGGACCTTTCTGGCACAAATGATGTAGATACAGCTGAACTGCCGCCAACAGCCGTGACGCATGCTCAACCCCACGCAACAGTGGCGGCAGCAGTGCCGCAGAAGGTTGTGTCTGGTGCTCCGCACAGAAGACAACAAATAGGCCATCTGCAGCGAAAACAACCTCTATTGCTAACCCGGCGCCTTACGCCATCTGCCAAAGAAACTCCTCTGCAGAAATACATGCTACTTTGTGCAGAATTTAAAAGTGAGCTGAAGTTGTTAGAGAAACGCAAAGAAACCTTGGAGAAATTGTTTGCAGGTGTCCAGGAGCTATTGTTTCAAGAAGCAGAACTGCTGAATACGGAGGACACCGCACTTTTAGTGGGTTCTCTTGTGAAATTTCAGCAGGAGCGGTATTGCCGAAAGCCGGAAAGTCTGGTTGAAAAAGTGCTGTGCTCAGTGTGGTCAAAATATCGGAAGAAACAGCCACGAAAGGTGCAGCAACGACCGTTTGCTCAAGTTGCAGTCTTTGTTCTGGACAAGTCAAAACCAGGGCGAGTCATCCTTGGGAAGCGCAAGAACTTTCTTGGTGGAGGCTTGTACCAGGTTCCCTGTGGAGAAATTGAATTTGGAGAGACATGGGAAGACGCAGCATGTAGAGAGGTTTTTGAAAGTACAGCAATACATGTTTGCGATTTGTCAGTGTGTTCTGTTGTAGACACTGTGGAGCAGGCTGCAGGCTATCATGCAGTGACAGTGTTCATGCGAGGCTCTGTAGATGGTAGCCAAGCAGCACAGCCTGAAGCGATGCAACCTGACTTATGTGACTCATGGCACTGGAGGCAGTGGCAAGAGCTGCCAAGCCTGAATGAACTGCACTGGCCTCTTAGAGACTATAAAGCCGAAGGTTTGCAGCCTTTTCCCTGA
- the Elp4 gene encoding elongator complex protein 4 — protein sequence MTSSFQKSTRPANRGIAGTKLSPHTAETVLSCGVSALDYILGGGLPLGGILLVEEDAFGTYCGQLLKYYVAEGIEQQHHIYFASGDVEPTKFLRELPKALQADVDSAAQHAPASITSDGELKIAFRYERMAKQDSLLDYEELNHVFDFSARIEGSKLAGACAVTFDPCEKWGKAANWPAGAAVEPNYASVLAGVSTLVDKAKAEENPSHFAVRIALQGLCTPTWGSVEGFTSFLHTLKAVIRGEPVSVFVTVPAVITRAHPSVLRRCRRLADIVLKIQAFEDHERGANPLYKNYHGLLQIVKLCRLSSLGIRMPECDFLFHQRSKKFLIERLHLPPELGTDEKSESKLPSLACASNQKFSF from the coding sequence ATGACCAGCAGCTTCCAGAAGAGCACGAGACCTGCTAATCGTGGTATTGCGGGTACGAAGTTGTCACCTCATACTGCAGAGACAGTGCTGTCGTGTGGCGTTTCTGCTTTAGATTATATTCTTGGTGGCGGCTTGCCTCTTGGGGGCATTCTGCTGGTGGAGGAGGACGCTTTCGGTACGTACTGCGGGCAGTTGCTCAAGTACTACGTCGCAGAAGGAATTGAGCAGCAGCACCACATTTATTTTGCTAGCGGAGACGTTGAACCGACAAAGTTTCTTCGCGAACTGCCTAAAGCATTGCAGGCGGATGTTGACAGTGCGGCGCAGCATGCGCCAGCGTCTATCACGAGTGATGGCGAGCTGAAGATAGCGTTCCGCTACGAACGCATGGCAAAGCAAGACTCCCTTCTGGACTACGAAGAACTGAACCACGTGTTCGACTTTTCTGCTCGAATCGAAGGCTCGAAGCTCGCCGGTGCTTGTGCAGTCACGTTCGACCCTTGCGAAAAATGGGGAAAAGCTGCTAATTGGCCCGCTGGTGCTGCTGTAGAGCCGAATTACGCGTCTGTGCTCGCCGGTGTGAGCACACTTGTTGACAAAGCAAAAGCAGAGGAGAACCCGTCGCATTTTGCAGTTAGGATCGCCCTGCAGGGTCTTTGTACTCCGACATGGGGTTCAGTAGAGGGTTTTACTTCCTTCCTTCACACGTTAAAAGCTGTAATTAGAGGGGAGCCAGTAAGTGTGTTTGTTACAGTACCGGCAGTTATTACAAGGGCGCATCCAAGCGTTCTCCGGCGTTGCCGCCGTTTGGCAGACATCGTACTGAAGATCCAGGCGTTTGAAGACCACGAGCGAGGTGCCAACCCGTTGTACAAAAATTACCATGGACTCCTGCAAATCGTCAAGCTGTGTCGGCTGTCGTCACTAGGCATTCGCATGCCGGAATGTGACTTTCTGTTTCATCAGAGAAGTAAGAAGTTTCTGATTGAAAGACTGCATTTGCCTCCAGAACTTGGCACTGACGAGAAATCAGAATCCAAATTACCGAGCTTGGCATGTGCCAGCAATCAAAAGTTTAGTTTCTGA